The Poecilia reticulata strain Guanapo linkage group LG4, Guppy_female_1.0+MT, whole genome shotgun sequence genomic interval AAGGCAGCGCTTTAAGTgccagaggaagaagaaaatgacatgATGATGTTCTCGTGACGGTCAGGCGTGCTGAGCTGCCAATTCTTGTCCAATGAAACGCCGAAGGCGATCCAGATACTGAACGTACAACTCAATGTCATTGTGTCCGGCGCCCTCCACCCAGAGGGGCTCCACGGCCTTCGGGCAGCGCTCGTACAGGGCCAGGCCGTGAGAAAAGTCGATCACCTCGTCCTCCGTCCCGTGGATGATGAGAACCGGAGACGTGATTTTAGAGACTTTTTCGATGCTGAAAAGGGAAGACGGAGAGTTTAGTTACGCGTCACTGAAGTACGGTTAATTTTCACCGATTGTTCTCGTGCTAAGAGCTAGCAGGTCACAGTGCAgaaaacactcttcagtgtggaggTTAAACATGTTGAGACATTTGTATGTCACTCAGGGTTAAAGCGACAGCAAGACTTTCAGCTGAAAACAGGAAAGCTGAGCAGAAAAGATCTTGTTTTATCCTCGTCAGCTTCCTGCCCCGTCAAGGAACTTGACAGATTtgggagcttttttttttttttttttttcagatttgagGTAAAGATCAACATTTTAACAGGACATGCAAATAAAGACTGTTTTTGTACTGTTAGCTATGCTAAATACGCTAAGAAAAGCATAGTAAAATGAAAGCTGGTAAAAGATGctaaagacaatttaaatatgaactaattttgtttttattttcaaggaaTGTCaagtaatattgtttaaaaaaaaatcccttgttttttttaaagtgacagttcACTCACAGATACTATTAAAGTCACAAATAATTACTATAAGAAATATAGTAATCagcaatatgttttttaaagttttatgggACAACTGAAAATCCCACTTTCATAACCAGCAATGTGTTGACGTACAAAACCCATGATGCAGCAGCACAAATATGTATCCGATctagcagaaaaaaatgcaaatcgAAGTTGACAtgactggttttactggttcaGTCTTTCATCTCAATAATGTTTGGCCTGATAGTATTTGAGAAGTCGCCTCAGCATGCTTCTTTCCTGGTGACTTCTGATAACTGGGGTGTTTTccgagaaaaaaataacttttagtgAAGCAACAGTTAGTTGTATGAAATTCAATCAAACATGGAAAACTGCAGGGGTAAAAGAGTGCGACTCATATACGTCAAGGACTAAGATGGAGGTCTGCCGCATGCATTTCCTCTCTCTCACAACCCGCTTTCCTGTCTGACAACCGtcaaaggccactagagccaacaaaaacctaaatgtaattaaaaaaaagaaaaaaactccgTCTGTACTAGACTATTTTACTGCTTTGAATGTATGCAAATGCGCAATGCTGATTACGTACACCACACCACACCACATTAGCTTGCTGAGGCTTAAACTTCATTCAACGTGGGCAAATCCCTCATTCTGCAGTGCCATCATGAGATCCTATAAGGAATTCTCAGTagctctgaaaataaatgtttagttttatggTTCAGGGGAAGATTATAAAAGCCTCTCAGAAGTCTAAAGTGTTTCTTCAAACTGGAAGCAATGGAATCAGGAAATCCAACGCCACAGGCAGAGCAGCTGGTAAATCCAGGTCTGCTgggccaaaaaaataaaatatgcagagGATTATGAGAATGGTTGCAGATCACCTGTGAAGACCTGCGAGAACATCTTGCTGCAGAAGGTGTTTCAGTACCTCATTCTACAATACAGCACATAAACATCTGCTAGGCAAGGTGATGAAGCCCTTTCTGCCCTCACGCTCCAAACGCAGTCACCTGTTGTACGCAGGAGCTCATTTAGACGAGCCAGATTCTCCTTGGAACAAATTGTTTCTCACCCACCTATTGAATCTAACACTGAGGTGTGAATTATCACTGGGATTCTCCCGCTCCATATTCACTGGCCACGCTTTGAACACCCTCAAGAGATAGATACGCACAATATATCCGCAATAAGGTCGGTATTGGGCCGATATCATCAACCAATGTTTACTTCCATCTTGCTACCTTTTGCATTTCAGTAGGGGAAAGGAGGTTGTTCATGTGCATTTGTCTGGTCAGTTGACAGcgatgtttattttgatgccGTTAAAAAGGTAGGTGTAGAatacacatttataaatattagcCATAGTAGCAACATTAATATTGTGCATCAATACTGGCCCAGATTTTTATTTCGGTGCATCCCTAGAAGGAGACGTGTAGCACTGAGCAGAGGGTGAGGAAGACTTACTTGGGGAAAACATCGAAGCAGTAGGTTTTCTTTGTGTCAGGAAAGGCAACTCTCATCCCAGACGTTAAAGGTGAGTGAAGAATGACGGCGGCACACTCGTACCGCGAAGCCAAGTCCACAGTGGGAACCGTCCCGATGCTCTGTCCGTACAGGATAATGTTCTCTGGGATTATGCAGTAGCTGCATAAAATGAATAGAGAAAGACTTGTTAGCAAAAGGAGTGTCAAGATGGAGAGcagcacaaataaaatacagccacttaataataaaaatcccttcttttttttttagtttatttcagtaaaaaaaaattgtcaaaacactgaattcacctttttttttttctaaacccaTTAATCTTAATAACAGAAGGGTACAAAATCATATCTGCGCTTTGCAGACGAACAGGCATTTTGAATTCATGCCACATTGTGAGGCACCTGCACCAAAGTTTTCCAGGTAGATCTGGTATCAGTACAGAAAGTTTGTTTGGTTGAACATTTATGCCCTGCATTTAATTGACCTTCACGAAGCTGAACGATACTGATGTTACCAAAGGTTCTGTTGCAACTTTTGTAGACAAAACCGTTACTTTGTTCTGCATTATGTAATCTCTCCAGATAAACGGTGCATCAAAACACAAACGTTTCCACCAATCTCTGTTTTCCCCTCCCAAGCACAACTTTTGCCATTATAAGCCCCATCTTCTCAAGTTGATGTGAAAAAATTGTACCTACAGTCATGTGGAAAACTGAGGACAATAGAAAAGGTTCAGGTCTTCCACAATAGatgttcaaagaacaatatctaatctttttttaaatcagtgtcaggaaaaaaaaaggattcaattacattttaacaacagaaaacagaaaaaatatactttacttTATGaacgcaaaataaaaatgtagattcTCACTGGGGAAAGAGTTAGGACACCACATCCCCTAGTTAGGACATAACTTAAGTGAGAAGCTTCTTATAACctatgacctctgacctgagtCTGAGGAAAGCTTCCACCATCCCTCAGTTTCAGCTGCGATACATTTTGGGGGTTTCTGGGAGGTAAATCCCATTTCAACTCACCTCCAGCGTCTCAAGGAAATGAAGAGCTTGGCGTTGGCCAGTCCCAGAAGCCTCTTatattcagttaaataaatatttttattatagaaGCATCTTTTTTAActatattgtcatttttattgttattttttatgcaaGCTTGTGCAATGTAATTTAGTTCAGCATCAAGGTGGCGCTGAGTGACAGTAAAGTGAATCTTGAATTTAGTTGAATTTTTGTGCACAAATTAACTTCGTGGATTTTAAACAATCCAGTGGATTTAGTTATAtccactgtttttattattaacatgGAGTAGATAGTTTATGAAACTGTAGATTGTTGagtctttattttgaaaagatacaataaacaacagaagtggttacttttactcaattaacaattaaaaaaactggaaaatcgATCAATATTAAATTTTCATTCCATTAAAATTGAAGATGACCTAATTTGTGGTCTGTAGATGGGGgccagaaaaactttttaaatgaatatcaGGGCttagaaaacaggaagaaataaGTGAGAAATGCTCAAAtagatttctttctttaaatgtttcctactttttcttttttttttttttaattcaatttatacAAATTTCTAGCGCTTTAATGAACcctaaagaaattaaaatgcagttCTGTGAGTCCTGGATGGTTCTAGAACATACCGCGTACGCAGAGCATGCCAGGCAGCGTCTATGTCCGCGTACAGGTCCTTCTCGGTGGGCTTGCCGGTGCTGACTCCATAACCTGAGTAGTCGTAGGAGAAGATGTTGCAGCCGATACGGCTGCCGAGGCCGATGTAGAAGCTGCTCATCTGGCCAAGGTCGACCGCGTTGCCATGGGAGAAGAGGACGGTAAATCTGAGGAGAGGCAGATTCAAAGGAAATGTTGGTAGATGTACTTAAGATTCCTGGCACGTCGTTATGGTAAGAAATGTCAGTGTAGATTCTGACCGATAAGATTTCAGCTAATAGCCGAGAACAAGAATTttgttgcaaataaataataaaaaccgCTCTAATGCAAACGGGTTTTCTAGTTTTTGCCAcaacgcaataaaaacatgtcgcTCTCCTTACTGATATGCATCAAATATAtacttttctgtatttctgctcGCACAAACCCAGATGGCTATGACCTCTGAAAATTTATTCTTTAACTGATTTTAGAAGTTAATCAGCAACTGCATACATTAGCAGGGTTGGTCCCTCAATGAATCTAAATTATGTtcctgtctcataacaaactgtttaatgtttaaacCAGCGTCATAAAGCCGTGTACAGATTTCTGCACACGGCGTCAACGACGCAGACCTGTGACGACTTTGTCTCCGACTTACTGGAAACTTACATCACCGAGGGCAACGCTGCTTATTTATGATTgcaaccataaaaaaaataaaataaacaagagaaaccaaaactttaactttttttaaagagtcaGAAGGAAGGAATAAAGTTTAGACTTTTAGGGAAAAGGAGTGCTAGTTGACAGCGATCAATTAGAAAAACCACAAatgaggacatttctgagtcAGTTAACAGGAAGAAGGGGAGGACGATAACctgaatcaaatatttttgcaaatttcagtttctgataaataaataaaaagtcatatcTTATACTTAAcctttgcaaaaacaaagatcagGAATCATTctctctgattggtgcatctctacgTTAATATCAACAGCATGAACTCCAGGGCTCAAGAACCGGCCACCAGCAACATTTATTCTTCGTTTCCGCTGAGCAGCACGGATCGGCACGGttctgttaattattttaaggTCCAGGATGTTCAGGAGAAAGTTTTTCAATCTAAGCACCTGTGTTGTCAGACTAAGACATATGTGACACAGTAAGCATGTCTCAGGCTTGTCGCTTGTTTCTGTCCCACCATAAATGGACGAAGTTGTGCGACTCCAGTAGATCCACCCTAAGCATGCCGTATTATTGTGCTATGGACATAtgttttctacgctccttcaccctgacgtaccTTCCTTGGGGTGAGGGGTGgggatttatgttttcgcatccacctgaataatatgtagttgcgaccctGCCTACCCTACATATTTGGTACACGTCACACTCCGTGACGTGGAGTGTCATGGAGGACTCCATTTGAGGACTGGACTTAAAATTAAAGAGAGAAGAAATCTCAAATCTGGAACATCacaatctcaaaaaaaaaaaaagtcgagaCCGTTTCGAGCTTCTCACCTGGCATTCCCTGCGACGCGAATGTACATGCAGCCGACTCGGTTTCCTCTGCTGGAGCGAGTGAAGAACACTTCCACCTCGTCGAGATCTCGCTGATTGTACTGAAACTCTGCTCGGTCCGTCAGGTGAAGCTTCCACTTCCCCTCCACGCCGCCGGCTCCTCCGGAGACCGAAGCGCCGCTCCTCGACCGCAGGCTCGACGTCCCGGACGCGCCCAGTGCCGGGGGGTCCGCTTCAGGGTCTGGAAGAAAGGCGTATGTGGGCTCCGGAGGCAAGAAGGCCAGCTTGGATGCGATGCGGCTCGGACATGGTGGGCAGCAGAACAGGCAGCAGAGCTCTTTGAAAGAGAGGCCATTCATCCTTCACTGCGGTGCAGGAAGACAAGAGGGTCACTGTACCAGCGAATATACATCAGCTCCATGCTAACACAACAAGAGGCTCATGACAATGTCATGCGTGAGCCACTTTACTTTGCCTGGAGGTGACAgtaatgaacatttttgcatcTCTGGCAAGTTTCTCAACATATGATCAAGTCCACGATAATATATTAGAAGATCGCGGTGCAAAATGCgaattgttgttttgaacttCTATGAAGATGAATATGGGACCAATTTAAGCATTTGCCAACTATGCAGATGAGTCGATGTCagcaactaaaaacaaaaaagataaaagggGCTCTAGATATTGAGGGTTTTGCTCTATGATGactaaaaatgtgtattttttttcagattaactaggaagattattttgttttgtacaaaCATTACAATAACATAGGATTCACAGCACTgtgcaaaggttttttttttgagtcgtTCACTAGAACTGGTCAATATTCAGTTTGACGTGCCCTGACCGATGACCAGTCTGTGAGAATTTCCATCTATCCAGTGAACGCACCACACAGAAGCTCTACTCTTTATTGCAACACTCTTTGTTGGGGACAGAGTTACTGAGGAAAGACTGCTCAAAGTTAACAATTTGCAATATCGAAAAGGAAGCACAAAAAGGCGTAAGaagcttttgaaaataaaatttcgCTTGTGAcgacatgtttttttgtttttttaaggacaaCGCGTAGGATAAATGGAGTACAGCATTATTATCTTTGTTTTCAAGCATTTGTTAAACATGGTGACAAAAACTGCTCTCGATTGAATTCTCAATTAAAGCCAACTCCTCTGGATAAAAATCTAGAACGACATATTGTGAAACTTGTGTTTATTTCCCTCTTTTACATTACATGTCTTAATGTAGCAAAACTGGCTAAAATTGGTGTTTACATGTCAAAAAGTTTGGAAGCAAAATTTTGAAACATCTCTTGCTTTAACTTGTTCCTTATTTCATGAGAgcctactttttaaaaaaactggtCCTTTTTAAGTGGTTTAACTCTAGAGCAATAATTCCTTTGTcttttctaaaatgttatttaattcaTCTCTTTTGTCACAAATTTCCAATCTAGCCAGACAGCTGTTGTAAATAGACTACTGGGCTAAAGCATGATTGAGctcttttgtggttttctgcaTATCCAATTTTGAAATTGCAAGCACCAACTGCACAGTCTGCTGTCATCGTCAGTGAGATAATAATTAATACATCAGGCAACCAGGAAAAACTGCTCTAATTCACATTATGCTGAGCAGGAAAGCTGACGTACCTGTTGAGTTGAAGAGCTCAGCGTATGAAATATAAACTTTCCTTAGACAAacgagaataaataaataaataaatgatcttCCTCTTCAGTTTCCAACACAGGGTGTAGTTTAGGTCCTCtaccagcagaaacagaaaaaagtcgTGGAGCCGAGCAGCTGACGGGGAAGTACTATTTACAAACTATAGGCAGGTTTTTCCTGGAAGAGACTGAAGTCCGGGGTCCAGCCATTTTGTAAAGTTAGACTCTATTTACCTTTTCAAATAGCAAACCCGTGGGCTTCATGGGCCAAAatcctcgttttttttttgttcgctTGATTACAAACCCATTGGTTGTGTTTTAACCTAGTACAAAAACCCCCCAATGTAAACGCTTCTAGAAAACAACCAAACGCGCAGACAGCTGCACCCCACCGAAGAAGGAAAAGAGGGAGCGCTATATCAGGTTAAACGGCAGCGAGTCCGATTATCATCTCACAGAGAAGCTGTTTGTCTGCGCACCCGCTAACCGAGGCTTAAGCTAGCAACTCGGAGATATAAACACTccgtaaaaaacaaacagctcacATGAAGACTGCCGTAACAAACCGTCTGAAATGACTTAAACGTCCTACATGGGTCCCATGTGAGCTTTGCTGGTGTCTCAGCTAACTACACCGGCAGCGTCTTGTCCTTTAAAATAATCCCAGTAAGAGCGGTGTTTTCCTTCGTCTTTGCTATTTCACCGCATCCGGAAGCGTAGTTGACCGGATATGACGCgaaacttttttgtgtgtgacgGAAGCTCCCGGAGTTAGTTTGACAAACCCCACgtcagtttatttgcatatttgctATAAATAGAGATAAGTCGCACAAGAACCAAGTGTTAAcgaaacaaaaatatcaataactGGTTCAAGCTAGTATGTAGTGTTACAACCAGAACTGGGTAGTAACTTACACTTACTTATGCTTTTAGGAATAGTTTTATTACACCgtattatttacttttacttgagtaataaaagtaaagttaaagtaaaagtgtattttatttgagtgCAGTAGTGAGCATTATCACTACTGTTGGGTAAAATTTCTGTCTCAAgtaacttaattaaaaataataataaattgcgCCAAGTGATTTCCACCAAACATTTGgtggaaacaaaaatgcaacaaacacagacactgtttatgtttgtgagactttttgtttgtaaacagGCTTGATTGAATGTTCTATTCTGATAACCTGTATTGCCTAAATATAGATTGAATTGCAACTTATGTATCATTTTCTATAATATTACTGTGTAAGGTTTAGAGAAACATGTGAGTAttggttttacatgtttgatgTTGAAAGGATTTGGTTTAGAGGTATTATTGTTGCTATGCACTGTGTCAATAGACTTAATATCCTTTGGAATCTTTGATCAAACCTTTCATTTAACCATCACAAAGGAACtagataaacattttttccatctgttaTGTTATTAAGATTAGATTAGGTCTATTATTAGAGCACGTTCAAATCCCTATTCACACCTTTGTGTCCTTCAAGATTAGATTTCTGAAATGCTTTTATCAGTTTTACAAGAGTTTGCACGGCCTTTAGATGGTTCAGATTGCTACAGCTTGCGTTTTACTTTTGACAGCTAATAAATATTCTCATATTACTCAAGTGGTGATCTTTATGGACTGGTTTTGCTGAAAAAGCTAGATTGGATTTTAGGGTATTGCTGCTCACATGCGTGTTCTACAATCCCCAGTTAGCATCTcgaacatttacatttaaatgttccagggaaaatgttttttattccaaGCATCAATGCTAACCTCCAGAATCACTTGATGTTAAAACCTAGTTAGTCCAAAtgctttcaaagtttttgaaCTATACAGAAGTTGCTTTTAAGAGCAACTTatctaattaattaaatacaataaaaaaaaattttttgtctAAAAGTACATGACAAaagtgaaattagttttttaaaaggggcaattacaaagtcaaaaattAAAACTCTAAGCAATTTCTACAAAAAGATTCAAGCACATTGCAAAGAAATgcttaaattcagttttagttgATGAATAGTTGTTTTCCTCATAGAGATATGCAGAAGCCATCTTGTCTCAGGTCAGAAACAACTATGGGACGCAGTTTTATACTACAGAAGGTTGAAAAACACCTTGCTTCTTGTAACTACTTTGCATGTGCTAAAGCACTAGAACTATAATTAGAACAGCAGCGACAAACAGTTTGGAAGTAGAAGACGACTCAGTCATGGTTATTATCACACAGTCGTCCTCTATACCAGCAGAATGCTGCGTACGCCGAGTTAAACATCTAATTTCTTTAGGCCTGCAGGGCTTCTGTGAGGACTCATTCCAGGTGCTTGAATCTCGAGTAAAAATGAATGACAACCAGAGCTGAAAATAGGGAACTAAATTGATGTCACACAGTGTGCACAGTCTACCAATAACATTTAGATTTCTGCAGCACATATTCAGTATGttcatattcagtttttttttttcttttctggatgttttttcgTAAGAGACAGCACCTGCAATAGTGCTCCACTTATTTATGTAGGCCACTTTACA includes:
- the abhd17ab gene encoding protein ABHD17A gives rise to the protein MNGLSFKELCCLFCCPPCPSRIASKLAFLPPEPTYAFLPDPEADPPALGASGTSSLRSRSGASVSGGAGGVEGKWKLHLTDRAEFQYNQRDLDEVEVFFTRSSRGNRVGCMYIRVAGNARFTVLFSHGNAVDLGQMSSFYIGLGSRIGCNIFSYDYSGYGVSTGKPTEKDLYADIDAAWHALRTRYCIIPENIILYGQSIGTVPTVDLASRYECAAVILHSPLTSGMRVAFPDTKKTYCFDVFPNIEKVSKITSPVLIIHGTEDEVIDFSHGLALYERCPKAVEPLWVEGAGHNDIELYVQYLDRLRRFIGQELAAQHA